The proteins below are encoded in one region of Equus caballus isolate H_3958 breed thoroughbred chromosome 16, TB-T2T, whole genome shotgun sequence:
- the RTP3 gene encoding receptor-transporting protein 3 yields the protein MGQNEEVWKQVFQELIQEVKPWHKWTLRLDESLLPGIQKRGWTQYQQWGFARFQCSSCSRTWASARVQVLFHMHWSEVKSRGRVKMRVFAQRCQKCSQPPFEVPEFTNENISRILNNLVVRILKKCYGEEFKLTEEIPMIREISLEGPHDSDNCEACLQGFCVQRGSGMAVQSPVYPPLLTIGSPISLSITTHKPSPTRSGPSADAAKKGKVLPSPWFSAPTPWVSAPTQAASFPTSWSPGANPNRQEKRVQDSLSSEMFYPYTAQRPAHRAFGLCCCVLILIIIIVTAVTLRI from the exons ATGGGGCAGAACGAGGAGGTGTGGAAGCAGGTGTTTCAGGAATTAATTCAGGAGGTGAAACCATGGCACAAATGGACCCTGAGACTAGATGAGAGCCTTCTTCCCGGCATTCAGAAGCGGGGGTGGACACAGTATCAGCAGTGGGGCTTTGCCAG ATTCCAGTGCTCCTCGTGCTCCCGCACTTGGGCCTCTGCCCGAGTTCAGGTCCTTTTCCACATGCACTGGAGTGAGGTGAAGTCCAGGGGCCGGGTGAAGATGAGGGTCTTTGCCCAGAGATGTCAGAAGTGCTCCCAGCCTCCGTTTGAGGTTCCTGAGTTCACGAATGAGAACATCTCAAGGATCCTGAACAACCTGGTGGTCCGAATTCTGAAGAAGTGCTATGGAGAAGAATTTAAGTTGACTGAAGAGATTCCTATGATCCGAGAAATCTCTCTTGAAGGGCCACATGACAGTGACAACTGCGAGGCATGTCTGCAGGGCTTCTGTGTTCAGCGGGGGTCAGGCATGGCCGTGCAGTCGCCAGTGTATCCACCACTTCTCACGATAGGCTCACCTATCTCCCTCAGCATCACCACACACAAGCCTTCTCCCACAAGGAGTGGCCCCTCCGCGGATGCAGCGAAGAAAGGAAAGGTATTACCCAGCCCCTGGTTTTCTGCGCCCACCCCCTGGGTTTCTGCGCCCACACAGGCTGCGAGCTTCCCCACCTCCTGGAGCCCAGGAGCAAACCCCAACCGCCAGGAGAAGAGAGTCCAGGACTCCCTCTCAAGCGAGATGTTCTATCCCTACACAGCCCAGAGGCCTGCACACAGGGCCTTCGGCCTGTGCTGCTGTGTTCTCATTCTAATCATCATCATCGTGACTGCTGTGACACTCAGGATCTGA